A genome region from Opitutales bacterium includes the following:
- a CDS encoding AAA family ATPase → MNNPITTQALRAQLDSLREFAEAEFAAQRSEFARLWSMPLEARLAEGRCVHGLRFERKTMEGQYLFSYEENDTDFREGDYLRLSEGDPLSPLTDCILVAEDPPYLTLDFSGKGKDFLRYRDLCLDASYFDLEQIVLQGIDQLGATLRGRERILPLLLGDAVVDEVDQTSFDEAWLASDAADYNNSQSDAIAAGAASQWCSLIQGPPGTGKTRVLAEIVAQRLARGEKIFVTAFTHRAIHQALKTIKQALPDEDRIVKIGTYIPDAELPVSQYESFAESPLTEMTGGYVIGATVFATRSRRLKGIDFDVLIIDEASQMTLPYAVLGMLTSDSYVIIGDPQQLPPVVQSRKASESHELSIFNALNRRNDLSLLDTTYRMNAAIAEWSSGQFYRGELSSSPLAAARKLELPCGREPAWLKNAFDPEHSLVWLEHDEAGCRKLCLEEVDVVNQLVTCAVKHGLSPSDLAVVTPFRKQARAMRQRVRQTFPTDTAAGNQIVIDTVERMQGQERAVIIISCAASDHDFIRYIADFLFLPARLNVSVTRARCKVILICSSHLLQVDCMHTDDQEARMVWHNLRAASEVIKI, encoded by the coding sequence TTGAATAATCCGATCACCACACAAGCATTGCGTGCGCAGCTCGACTCCCTCCGGGAATTCGCTGAGGCGGAGTTTGCGGCGCAGCGCAGCGAATTTGCACGTTTATGGTCGATGCCCTTAGAGGCGCGCTTAGCAGAGGGACGTTGTGTGCATGGGCTGCGATTTGAACGTAAGACCATGGAGGGGCAGTATCTTTTTAGTTATGAGGAAAATGATACCGACTTCAGAGAAGGGGATTACCTCAGGTTGAGTGAGGGTGATCCGCTGAGCCCGCTGACTGACTGTATTCTCGTGGCTGAAGATCCACCTTATCTGACCCTTGATTTTAGCGGAAAGGGAAAGGATTTTCTCCGCTACAGGGATTTGTGTTTAGATGCATCGTATTTCGATCTGGAACAGATCGTTCTTCAGGGTATCGATCAACTGGGGGCGACGCTTCGAGGACGTGAGCGTATCCTGCCTCTGCTTTTAGGTGACGCCGTCGTAGACGAGGTCGATCAGACCAGCTTTGACGAGGCGTGGTTGGCAAGCGACGCAGCGGATTATAATAACAGCCAGAGTGACGCCATCGCCGCCGGAGCAGCGTCTCAATGGTGTTCGCTCATACAAGGCCCTCCTGGAACAGGAAAGACGCGTGTCCTCGCGGAAATCGTAGCTCAACGACTCGCGCGGGGTGAAAAGATTTTTGTGACGGCGTTTACACACAGGGCGATCCATCAGGCGCTTAAAACTATCAAGCAGGCCTTACCCGATGAGGACCGCATCGTCAAAATCGGGACTTACATCCCGGATGCGGAATTGCCGGTGTCGCAATATGAATCGTTTGCAGAGTCCCCGTTGACTGAGATGACGGGAGGGTATGTTATCGGAGCCACCGTTTTTGCTACGCGCTCGCGTCGTCTAAAAGGGATCGATTTCGATGTACTTATCATTGACGAAGCGAGTCAAATGACACTGCCATATGCCGTCCTGGGTATGCTGACGAGTGATAGCTATGTGATTATCGGAGATCCACAGCAGTTGCCGCCAGTGGTGCAATCTCGAAAGGCGAGTGAATCTCATGAACTTTCAATTTTCAATGCGCTGAACCGCCGTAACGATCTGTCGTTGCTGGACACGACTTACCGGATGAATGCGGCTATCGCGGAGTGGTCGAGCGGGCAGTTTTATCGAGGTGAGCTAAGCTCTTCTCCTTTGGCAGCGGCTCGTAAGCTTGAGCTTCCCTGTGGTCGAGAACCCGCTTGGCTCAAAAATGCATTCGACCCCGAACACTCTCTTGTCTGGCTTGAGCATGATGAAGCGGGCTGCCGTAAGCTATGCCTTGAGGAAGTCGATGTGGTGAATCAACTCGTTACCTGTGCCGTCAAGCATGGCCTGTCTCCGAGCGATTTGGCGGTGGTGACTCCGTTCCGCAAGCAAGCCCGCGCAATGCGTCAGCGTGTGAGGCAAACCTTCCCTACAGACACGGCAGCTGGGAACCAGATCGTAATCGATACCGTAGAGCGCATGCAGGGTCAGGAGCGCGCTGTCATCATCATCAGTTGTGCTGCCAGCGATCACGACTTTATCCGATATATCGCCGACTTCCTTTTCCTGCCTGCACGCCTCAACGTTTCGGTGACGCGCGCACGCTGCAAAGTGATTCTTATATGCAGCAGCCACCTACTCCAGGTCGATTGTATGCACACGGACGATCAGGAAGCTCGGATGGTCTGGCATAATTTGCGAGCAGCATCGGAGGTGATTAAGATTTGA
- a CDS encoding DUF115 domain-containing protein gives MKRGTRFCDLPVWGADDLVDLNWSRILIASCYAEEIYAQLLAMGVSPDRVEFSKAPPNLEHFAQWKTKHVNRLSRFKNRHASADCFIIGNGPSLNLTNLGALNQFYSFGLNKIFLMFERSPFRPTYHVAINSLVIEQSAHELEDYAFPSFVSYASGKSLVEASKRLFFIHTAHTYAFSADATEAVIEGNTVTYAAMQLAYFMGFKRVFLIGVDHSFSASGKPHEKQKMGETDPNHFDPRYFANQDWHLPDLEGSAAFYRLAKDAFEADGRMIYDATIGGKLDVFPKLDFEEALKMAQPRV, from the coding sequence ATGAAACGAGGCACAAGGTTCTGTGACTTACCGGTATGGGGCGCCGATGATCTAGTGGATCTCAATTGGAGTCGTATCCTCATCGCCAGCTGCTATGCCGAAGAAATCTACGCTCAACTCCTGGCTATGGGGGTGTCACCAGATCGGGTAGAATTCTCCAAGGCACCTCCTAACCTCGAGCATTTTGCTCAATGGAAGACAAAGCATGTTAACCGGTTGAGCCGATTTAAAAACCGACATGCGAGCGCAGACTGCTTCATCATTGGCAATGGTCCATCCCTAAACCTGACCAATCTCGGCGCATTGAATCAGTTTTACAGCTTTGGCCTGAACAAAATCTTTTTGATGTTCGAGCGTTCACCATTCCGCCCGACCTACCATGTCGCGATCAACTCCTTGGTGATCGAACAGTCCGCGCATGAATTGGAAGACTATGCATTCCCCAGCTTTGTCTCCTATGCCTCTGGCAAGAGTCTAGTCGAGGCATCCAAACGTCTCTTCTTTATTCATACGGCTCACACCTATGCGTTTAGCGCGGATGCTACGGAGGCTGTCATCGAGGGCAACACGGTCACCTACGCCGCGATGCAACTGGCTTACTTCATGGGCTTTAAACGCGTGTTTTTGATAGGGGTGGACCACTCCTTCTCGGCATCGGGTAAGCCCCACGAGAAACAAAAAATGGGCGAAACCGACCCCAATCACTTCGACCCCCGCTACTTCGCCAACCAGGACTGGCACCTCCCTGACCTAGAGGGTTCCGCCGCGTTTTACCGCCTGGCCAAAGATGCCTTCGAAGCCGATGGTCGCATGATCTACGATGCCACCATCGGCGGGAAGCTGGATGTATTTCCGAAGCTTGATTTTGAGGAAGCTTTGAAGATGGCGCAGCCTCGGGTCTAA
- a CDS encoding sulfotransferase family 2 domain-containing protein, whose product MHATIEFDRHANPKRLGVPRRFDKRRHCDYDFCGCRRTRFLWISHKLNAIYFDIPKCASQTLRSAFGVLGSHAGIDPTARALARLNITDTDQQIRYVSNDVYEEKSEYPKAAITLKNRMHTSIQSHSKAIEEKEWTVGSPDKTTGFQLLDLSPDDAIEAFPNYFKFTFVRCPYQRAESAYLMMKRKINEPETQRMWRSLFGNGVFPRSLDEFLEYIAQRSNCHWRSVQDFLPDVEGMKQMNFIGTLENFSESLKVLKKNLKLQAEFEWLNSRNNSVKKSSPISKYSKERIADLYSYDLDLFDRIR is encoded by the coding sequence ATGCACGCTACTATCGAATTTGACCGGCACGCGAACCCAAAGCGTTTAGGCGTGCCAAGGCGCTTTGATAAAAGACGCCACTGTGACTATGATTTTTGCGGGTGTCGTCGAACGCGTTTCTTGTGGATATCCCACAAATTGAATGCTATTTACTTTGATATACCAAAGTGTGCGAGCCAGACCTTGAGAAGTGCCTTTGGAGTATTGGGATCACATGCTGGGATTGATCCTACCGCCCGTGCTCTAGCTAGGCTTAACATTACTGATACAGATCAACAGATTAGATATGTAAGCAATGATGTTTATGAGGAAAAATCAGAATACCCAAAGGCTGCTATTACTCTCAAAAATCGTATGCACACCTCAATTCAGTCTCATTCGAAAGCTATTGAAGAAAAAGAATGGACCGTTGGATCACCAGATAAAACGACAGGGTTCCAACTACTAGATCTTTCGCCAGATGATGCCATAGAAGCATTTCCAAATTATTTTAAGTTTACCTTTGTTCGCTGCCCATACCAGCGAGCCGAATCCGCGTATTTAATGATGAAGCGTAAAATAAATGAGCCTGAGACACAAAGAATGTGGCGTAGTTTATTTGGAAATGGAGTGTTCCCGAGGAGTCTAGATGAATTCCTCGAGTATATAGCTCAACGTTCGAATTGCCATTGGAGAAGTGTACAAGATTTTCTACCAGATGTCGAAGGAATGAAACAAATGAACTTTATAGGAACGCTGGAGAATTTTTCAGAATCTCTCAAGGTTCTTAAAAAAAACCTAAAGCTTCAGGCAGAATTTGAATGGTTAAACTCAAGGAATAATTCAGTGAAAAAAAGTAGCCCTATTTCCAAATATTCAAAGGAAAGAATCGCTGATTTGTATTCATATGATCTCGATTTATTTGACCGTATCAGATGA
- a CDS encoding FkbM family methyltransferase, translated as MSEGIIAPQINIADVGAFGGVDPGWAIIGDCLHVYGFEPNKEECKRLIDNGCDFVRSVSFVDKAIAASSGIQTLFLPRSATCASLRKPLDSQFSRFSKIGSQRNRRASNIRGVSVETINLQEFGQRNGVVFDFIKLDTQGTEFDILESCEAAFYDNLIGLEVEVEFIPLYEDQKLFSEIELFLRNKGFSLVGLRRNHWKLNNGTDSTLRSGGMLTYGDALFFKTELVSGYGRTESITKLALLALRYDLWDLIEFLIQKIDLDLREFDTFVARLDQRSKTHQYPSHSSRENPHEVHADQRFGF; from the coding sequence ATGTCTGAAGGTATTATAGCTCCGCAGATTAACATCGCTGATGTGGGCGCCTTTGGAGGCGTGGACCCTGGATGGGCAATTATTGGAGACTGTCTTCATGTCTACGGTTTCGAGCCCAATAAGGAAGAGTGCAAAAGACTGATAGATAATGGCTGTGACTTTGTCCGGTCAGTTAGTTTCGTTGACAAAGCCATAGCTGCCTCAAGTGGAATTCAGACTTTGTTTCTTCCAAGATCAGCGACCTGTGCAAGTCTGAGGAAGCCGTTGGATTCTCAGTTCTCAAGATTTTCAAAAATTGGGAGCCAAAGAAATAGGAGAGCATCTAATATAAGAGGAGTTTCAGTTGAGACGATTAACCTCCAGGAATTCGGCCAGAGAAATGGCGTAGTCTTTGATTTTATAAAGCTAGACACACAAGGGACGGAATTTGATATTCTGGAATCATGTGAGGCTGCTTTTTACGACAACTTGATTGGTCTGGAAGTTGAGGTAGAATTCATCCCACTTTATGAAGATCAGAAGCTCTTTAGTGAAATCGAATTGTTTCTTAGGAATAAAGGATTTTCACTAGTAGGCTTGCGCCGTAACCACTGGAAGCTGAACAATGGAACAGACTCAACATTAAGGTCAGGAGGAATGCTCACCTACGGAGATGCACTCTTTTTCAAAACTGAGTTGGTTTCTGGGTATGGAAGAACCGAATCTATTACCAAGCTTGCCTTACTTGCGCTGAGATATGATCTTTGGGATTTAATTGAGTTTTTGATACAGAAAATAGATCTCGATCTACGTGAGTTCGATACATTTGTGGCCAGACTTGATCAACGTTCTAAAACCCATCAGTATCCATCTCATTCTTCTCGCGAGAACCCGCATGAAGTGCATGCAGATCAAAGGTTCGGATTTTAA
- a CDS encoding FkbM family methyltransferase produces the protein MMLNDPLLKAPEGHRFTFDESAWIRSMFTESEANRTIVDVGAHKGSVFAQFAHKGWTVHAIEPNPPLYKQLTTEWFDFPRVHIYPVAIHESERDHSPLFTSPESDGVTTLEPFLKNHTSQISVKTTTLRSLLESIHCRHVDFLKIDAEGLDYFVLKSYPWEHDRPDVILCEFEDRKTLPLGYKMADMAKFLESHDYAVFVSEWDPIQQYGGYHTWHRLERFPCDVRSADAWGNLIGLRKGLEREVPLENLDTYLHRVINVPEIDLSQIRSAHVLLYGASTRGAQVLETVQEHTEAITFCDKSTKKQVEGFNGIPVISPDQIIDLNPDFIIITSSFEKEIFLELDACEIETNIVFSARGIRGDGHHESH, from the coding sequence ATGATGTTGAATGATCCTCTTCTCAAGGCTCCTGAGGGCCACCGCTTTACCTTCGATGAGTCCGCATGGATACGTTCCATGTTTACCGAATCCGAGGCCAATCGAACTATAGTTGATGTGGGCGCACATAAAGGATCTGTCTTTGCCCAGTTCGCTCACAAAGGCTGGACTGTGCACGCGATCGAGCCCAACCCACCGCTCTACAAGCAACTCACGACCGAATGGTTTGATTTCCCTCGGGTGCACATCTATCCAGTCGCCATTCACGAATCTGAACGTGACCACTCGCCGCTATTCACATCACCAGAAAGCGATGGAGTGACCACCCTGGAGCCTTTCCTTAAGAACCACACAAGCCAAATTAGCGTAAAAACAACAACCCTTCGATCTCTTCTCGAATCAATCCACTGCAGACATGTCGATTTTTTGAAAATAGATGCAGAAGGCTTAGATTATTTCGTACTCAAGAGCTATCCATGGGAACACGATAGACCCGACGTGATTCTCTGCGAATTTGAAGACCGTAAAACCCTCCCTCTCGGCTACAAGATGGCAGATATGGCCAAGTTCCTCGAATCTCATGACTACGCTGTATTCGTCAGTGAATGGGATCCCATCCAGCAATACGGCGGCTACCACACCTGGCACCGCCTCGAACGCTTCCCCTGCGATGTGCGCTCCGCGGATGCTTGGGGTAACCTCATTGGCCTGCGCAAAGGATTAGAGCGCGAGGTCCCGCTCGAAAATCTAGATACCTATCTTCACCGAGTCATCAACGTCCCAGAGATAGACCTCAGCCAAATTCGAAGTGCTCATGTTCTCTTGTACGGCGCGAGTACTCGCGGAGCTCAAGTGCTTGAAACCGTCCAAGAACATACAGAGGCCATCACTTTTTGCGATAAATCGACCAAGAAACAGGTTGAGGGATTTAATGGTATCCCCGTCATTTCACCCGATCAGATCATTGATTTGAACCCAGATTTCATAATCATCACCAGTTCCTTTGAGAAAGAGATTTTCCTCGAGCTCGACGCATGCGAAATCGAAACAAACATCGTGTTTTCAGCGCGAGGCATTCGGGGCGACGGTCATCATGAAAGTCATTGA
- a CDS encoding class I SAM-dependent methyltransferase: MFHFIEKQILWEALDANWIQELESHKISYQLKIAQDLAVYRELRDLSDKSIAEVGGGDSRILPALSKKNACFNIDRCEGRGHGPTSRPEIAGVTTIDSYLGEGSSNIESNRFDILFSISVVEHIDDNDLDAFLSESIRVLKPGGKFYHAIDFYLHDAPTPENQHRIDRYFRFLTETPGIQSLSEMNPISPAFKTRYVSNPDNILHGWNLYAPQLSELRQVSQSVSLFIAGEKIP; the protein is encoded by the coding sequence ATGTTCCATTTTATCGAAAAACAAATCCTCTGGGAAGCCTTGGATGCCAACTGGATCCAAGAGCTAGAGAGCCACAAAATCTCTTACCAACTCAAAATTGCTCAGGACCTGGCAGTCTACCGTGAATTGCGCGATCTGAGCGATAAGTCGATTGCCGAGGTCGGCGGTGGTGATTCGCGTATCCTCCCGGCTCTTTCAAAGAAGAATGCCTGCTTCAATATTGATCGCTGCGAAGGACGTGGACATGGCCCCACATCGAGGCCGGAAATAGCAGGTGTCACTACGATAGATAGCTACCTAGGTGAAGGCAGCAGTAATATTGAGAGCAATAGATTCGACATCCTATTCTCTATATCCGTGGTCGAGCATATCGATGACAACGACCTCGATGCCTTCCTAAGCGAGTCTATACGTGTCCTGAAACCTGGAGGTAAGTTCTACCACGCCATTGACTTCTATCTCCACGATGCACCCACGCCTGAGAACCAACACCGTATAGATCGTTACTTCCGCTTCCTAACCGAGACTCCCGGAATTCAATCTCTAAGCGAAATGAATCCAATCAGCCCTGCTTTCAAAACACGTTACGTTTCCAATCCGGACAATATTTTACATGGATGGAATCTATACGCTCCTCAACTGAGTGAGCTCAGACAAGTAAGCCAGAGCGTATCTCTTTTTATAGCTGGAGAAAAAATCCCATGA
- a CDS encoding glycosyltransferase has product MRPPLLSIAIPAYCRPEALLFSLKKLSQQIEGKLDGMVEVVVSDDCSPEDSLKPVHDFCAPRPAFTYRRYPQNVGLERNLIKCAEGCKGEFLWIFGDDDFLETDDALEIIIHLLGSGDHDFLVLNRSRRNKDLSRLIHENWMRLHPEKTVSFPGLRDYCVRQGFISIIGFISVNIFRREAFMAKDPAPYWGSVYPHLGMMLEAFADARVLQVGRPLVCHRTADQEQKEAEFGGKAGEANFMSVDVPRRNASYFSHPFTRMLNRLMDCGAFSPSDVVRLPERTVYPGLLTEFLIETVTDNLNLELGASEADWKTTRAFFERLPLDKRQREKIVPTLEKACGKRPRFKHTKLTFSAVTPSLNQGTFLGRCLDSVKDQTLSPLEHWVFDPGSTDNSRKIALDYPHVTLVKESDTGQADAVNKGIKRSCADIIAWINADDFYWDNTVFARVAERFQQNDEPEIVYGLGVYVDAEGNILRDAYINRAPETFAENFQHEVGIMQPATFVRREVYQRLGYLREDRHYSMDYEFMIRCAKEKIRIAFIDLPLAGSSYHLDNKTYGQRGNSYEEVCDVMCEHFGYVSDIWLKRYAEFLVDGHDGVLKHELNAGTSSAQQLEKTFKSLLLAFNTGHDAWQSLRNAETPCRNRTRDTMLQLGIKQSVPVHEIPIDQERETGSICYNMGGRRWAYDAGWKKEQLARAHHYFRSQTQVLKETQRDTCVIVGNGPSLKRTDFKLFEGQDLIISNNAFLSEELLQYATYYTVVNYLVAEQSAARINRIEGPDKILPYWMAYCLNPGPDTYFVEAQGKPEFCTDIFQNMSWRHTVTFFNLHLAYGLGYKKAILVGFDHSYVQPPGAKEQEIIKSDKADKNHFMDTYFQGKAWQAADVNMMEAMYCLAKDAYEADGREIINATVGGNLELFKRRPLREALN; this is encoded by the coding sequence TGACGGTATGGTTGAGGTTGTGGTCAGCGACGATTGTTCGCCCGAAGATTCATTAAAGCCGGTGCACGATTTCTGCGCCCCCCGCCCCGCGTTCACTTACAGACGCTATCCCCAGAATGTTGGGCTCGAACGCAACCTCATCAAATGCGCTGAAGGATGCAAGGGTGAGTTTCTTTGGATCTTTGGGGATGACGATTTTCTGGAAACTGACGATGCTTTAGAGATAATCATCCACCTCCTCGGGTCCGGCGATCATGACTTTCTGGTTCTAAATCGATCTCGGCGCAATAAAGACCTAAGCAGGCTTATCCATGAAAACTGGATGCGCTTACACCCAGAGAAGACGGTGAGTTTTCCCGGCTTGAGGGACTATTGTGTGCGCCAAGGGTTTATCAGTATCATCGGTTTTATCTCGGTAAATATCTTTCGCCGCGAAGCATTCATGGCCAAAGACCCCGCCCCGTATTGGGGCAGTGTCTATCCACACCTGGGCATGATGCTCGAAGCTTTTGCCGATGCTCGTGTCCTGCAGGTGGGACGGCCTTTGGTCTGCCATCGGACAGCAGATCAGGAACAAAAGGAAGCGGAATTTGGAGGAAAGGCTGGAGAAGCGAATTTCATGAGCGTCGATGTGCCACGTCGCAATGCCTCCTATTTTTCCCATCCGTTTACGCGGATGCTCAATCGACTTATGGACTGCGGTGCGTTTTCTCCGTCCGATGTTGTTCGGCTTCCCGAGCGCACGGTGTATCCAGGCCTACTCACTGAATTTCTTATCGAAACTGTCACCGATAATCTAAATCTTGAGTTGGGTGCCAGTGAGGCAGATTGGAAAACAACCCGGGCCTTCTTTGAACGCCTACCTTTAGATAAACGCCAACGAGAAAAAATCGTCCCGACCTTAGAAAAAGCATGCGGGAAACGGCCACGCTTCAAGCACACTAAACTTACGTTTTCCGCCGTCACACCTAGCCTCAATCAAGGCACATTTCTCGGACGGTGTTTGGACTCCGTAAAAGACCAAACTCTATCGCCTTTGGAACACTGGGTGTTCGATCCAGGATCTACAGATAACAGCAGAAAAATCGCTCTCGACTACCCACATGTCACACTGGTGAAAGAAAGCGACACAGGACAGGCGGATGCTGTAAACAAGGGGATCAAGCGATCTTGTGCTGACATCATTGCATGGATCAATGCAGATGATTTCTATTGGGATAATACGGTATTCGCGCGCGTCGCCGAGCGATTTCAGCAAAACGACGAACCCGAGATCGTTTATGGACTTGGCGTATATGTCGACGCAGAGGGCAACATACTCCGCGATGCATATATTAACCGCGCCCCAGAGACTTTCGCCGAAAACTTCCAGCACGAGGTCGGGATCATGCAGCCGGCTACGTTTGTTCGACGCGAAGTCTACCAACGCCTGGGATACTTGAGGGAAGATAGACACTACTCCATGGACTACGAATTCATGATCCGTTGTGCCAAGGAAAAGATACGCATCGCTTTCATCGATCTACCCCTGGCCGGCTCGTCGTATCACCTGGATAACAAAACCTATGGCCAAAGAGGGAACTCGTATGAAGAGGTATGTGATGTCATGTGTGAACACTTCGGATACGTCAGCGATATCTGGCTAAAACGTTATGCTGAATTCTTGGTAGATGGACATGATGGCGTGTTAAAGCACGAGCTGAACGCGGGGACCTCAAGCGCACAGCAGCTCGAAAAAACCTTCAAGAGTCTACTCTTAGCCTTCAATACAGGACACGATGCATGGCAATCCCTCCGCAATGCAGAAACGCCCTGCCGGAATCGAACACGTGACACAATGCTTCAGCTCGGCATCAAGCAATCTGTTCCCGTGCATGAAATCCCTATCGATCAAGAGCGTGAGACCGGATCTATTTGTTATAATATGGGAGGCCGACGCTGGGCTTATGATGCCGGATGGAAAAAGGAGCAGCTTGCCAGAGCCCACCATTACTTTCGCAGCCAAACACAGGTCCTAAAAGAAACACAACGCGATACCTGCGTCATCGTTGGTAATGGCCCCAGCCTTAAGAGGACCGACTTCAAACTCTTTGAGGGCCAGGATTTGATTATCTCAAACAACGCGTTTCTGAGCGAAGAGCTCCTTCAATACGCTACTTACTACACAGTGGTAAATTATCTGGTAGCAGAACAAAGCGCTGCCCGGATAAATCGCATAGAGGGCCCAGATAAAATCCTCCCCTATTGGATGGCTTACTGCCTAAATCCCGGACCCGATACCTACTTCGTGGAAGCTCAAGGCAAACCTGAGTTCTGCACGGACATCTTCCAGAACATGTCATGGAGGCACACCGTCACTTTTTTCAATCTACATTTGGCCTACGGACTTGGTTACAAAAAGGCGATCCTCGTCGGCTTCGATCACAGCTATGTTCAGCCCCCAGGAGCCAAAGAACAAGAAATCATCAAATCCGACAAAGCGGATAAAAATCACTTCATGGATACCTATTTCCAAGGAAAAGCATGGCAAGCTGCCGACGTTAACATGATGGAAGCCATGTATTGTCTCGCAAAAGACGCTTATGAGGCAGACGGAAGAGAAATTATTAACGCGACTGTGGGCGGAAACCTCGAACTCTTTAAGCGCCGACCCCTGCGAGAAGCACTCAACTGA